In the [Clostridium] colinum genome, one interval contains:
- a CDS encoding Crp/Fnr family transcriptional regulator, whose product MEKYIPIIKKSRLFYNVSDDEIKNILKCLAVDVKTYKKGEYIYKVGDTINYLSLVVSGTVHIEKEDFWGNKNILIEICEGEVFGESYACINNEPISINAISSSNSKVILFDIKKAFNPSCPYCSFNTKLIQNLIIALATRNKTITEKFEHLSKRTIRNKLLSYLSEQSIKNKSSSFYIYFNRQQLADYLCVDRSAMSKELSKMRKEGLLNFNKNYFELNSSFNSTLN is encoded by the coding sequence ATGGAAAAATATATACCAATAATAAAAAAATCAAGATTATTTTATAATGTTTCTGACGATGAGATAAAAAATATTTTAAAATGTTTAGCTGTTGATGTAAAAACTTATAAAAAAGGTGAATATATTTATAAAGTAGGAGATACTATTAATTATTTATCTTTAGTAGTAAGTGGTACTGTACATATAGAAAAAGAAGACTTTTGGGGAAATAAAAATATTTTAATAGAAATCTGTGAAGGTGAAGTGTTTGGAGAATCTTATGCTTGTATTAATAATGAACCAATTTCGATTAATGCAATTTCTTCATCTAATAGTAAAGTTATACTTTTTGACATAAAAAAGGCTTTTAATCCTTCTTGTCCATATTGTTCTTTTAATACAAAATTAATCCAAAACCTAATAATAGCACTTGCAACAAGAAATAAAACTATTACTGAAAAATTTGAACATTTATCTAAGAGAACAATACGAAACAAATTATTGTCATATTTATCTGAGCAATCTATTAAAAATAAATCATCTTCTTTTTATATATATTTTAATAGACAACAATTAGCAGATTATTTATGCGTTGATAGAAGTGCAATGTCAAAAGAATTATCAAAAATGCGTAAAGAAGGGTTATTAAATTTTAATAAAAATTACTTTGAGTTAAATTCAAGTTTTAATTCTACACTTAACTAA
- a CDS encoding helix-turn-helix domain-containing protein encodes MTKNDLIQLSSRIKSRRKSLAYTQEDIAEKLGLSYSHYSKIENAISFPSLDTLIKISKIFGLSLDNHVFGEKNNTNLDFTKLNNIINDLKNNKSQKISDLKTFIKLLEVIDNV; translated from the coding sequence ATGACAAAAAATGATTTAATACAACTATCATCAAGAATAAAATCAAGACGAAAATCTCTAGCTTATACTCAAGAAGATATTGCTGAAAAATTAGGACTATCATACAGTCATTATAGTAAAATAGAAAATGCTATTTCTTTTCCATCATTAGATACACTTATAAAAATATCTAAAATATTTGGGCTATCTCTTGATAATCATGTTTTTGGTGAAAAAAATAATACAAATTTAGATTTTACAAAATTAAACAATATTATAAATGATTTAAAAAATAATAAATCTCAAAAAATATCTGATTTAAAAACTTTTATAAAATTATTAGAAGTAATTGATAATGTATAA
- a CDS encoding recombinase family protein — MLYNIGIYLRVSKEDENSQNESNSITNQRQYIYNYILSNNLKYYKILEYEDDGKTATNFMRKGIIRLLNDVNNKKINCIIVKDLSRFGRNYIETSQYLENIFPVLNVRFISINDNYDSNNEITYNNYFNLNFKNILYNYYSKDLSKKVKTTQLNNAKIGKIPTSSAPYGYIISSEDKHKFEIDENVSDIVKKIFNMACEGKSFTQIAKFLNENKIETPLEYKINSGKINKLGRCKGKLFWKSVTVRNILKNEVYIGKRVYGKTEIKEVGSKNYINIDKENWIIFENHHLPIISKNTFYEAQKIFKNPKIKCKSNDNIFKNTLKCGYCNYYLQRINKKDIKYKCSTLRYTNKYNCKDFIIKESEIKEIIFKYILYRANLVEYNKVFKNIIIKKYEKELQQIKNIKDNLYDKYLKENLTREIYMQKKQEFNKKEEALKKNINDNFENLIYSNLNNENSNKFIKTFVKEIRVFEEKIEIEFNFYDSLNL; from the coding sequence ATGCTATATAATATAGGCATTTATTTGAGAGTTTCTAAAGAAGATGAAAACAGTCAAAATGAAAGCAATAGTATAACTAATCAAAGACAGTATATTTATAATTATATATTAAGTAATAATTTAAAATATTATAAAATTTTAGAATATGAAGATGATGGAAAAACAGCTACAAATTTTATGAGAAAAGGAATTATACGTCTTTTAAATGATGTTAATAATAAAAAAATTAATTGTATCATAGTAAAAGATTTATCACGATTTGGAAGAAATTATATAGAAACTTCCCAATATTTAGAAAATATATTCCCAGTTTTAAATGTAAGGTTTATATCTATTAATGATAATTATGATAGTAATAATGAAATTACATATAATAACTATTTTAATTTAAATTTTAAAAATATTTTGTATAATTACTATAGTAAAGATTTATCAAAAAAAGTTAAAACAACACAATTAAATAATGCTAAAATAGGGAAGATACCAACATCTTCTGCGCCCTATGGTTATATTATATCAAGTGAAGATAAACATAAATTTGAAATAGATGAAAATGTGTCAGATATTGTTAAAAAAATTTTTAATATGGCTTGTGAAGGAAAAAGTTTTACACAAATAGCTAAATTTTTAAATGAAAATAAAATAGAAACACCCTTAGAATATAAAATAAATAGTGGTAAAATAAATAAATTGGGTAGATGTAAAGGAAAATTATTTTGGAAAAGTGTAACAGTTAGAAACATATTAAAAAATGAAGTTTATATTGGCAAAAGAGTTTATGGAAAGACAGAAATAAAAGAAGTGGGAAGTAAAAATTATATAAATATAGATAAAGAAAATTGGATTATTTTTGAAAATCATCATTTACCAATTATTTCTAAAAATACTTTTTATGAAGCTCAAAAAATTTTTAAAAATCCTAAAATAAAATGTAAAAGTAATGATAATATTTTTAAAAATACTTTAAAATGTGGATATTGTAATTATTATTTACAAAGAATAAATAAAAAAGACATTAAATATAAATGTAGTACTTTAAGATATACAAATAAATATAATTGTAAAGATTTTATAATAAAAGAAAGTGAAATAAAGGAAATAATTTTTAAGTATATTTTATATAGAGCTAATTTGGTAGAATATAATAAGGTATTTAAAAACATAATTATTAAAAAATATGAAAAAGAGTTACAACAAATAAAAAATATTAAAGATAATCTTTATGATAAATATTTAAAAGAAAATTTAACTAGAGAAATATATATGCAGAAAAAACAAGAATTTAATAAAAAAGAAGAAGCGTTGAAAAAAAATATAAATGATAATTTTGAAAATTTGATTTATTCTAATTTAAATAATGAAAATTCAAATAAATTTATTAAAACTTTTGTAAAAGAAATTAGAGTATTTGAAGAAAAAATAGAAATAGAATTTAATTTTTATGATTCATTAAATTTATAA
- the hcp gene encoding hydroxylamine reductase, with translation MNKMFCYQCEQTAGGKGCTKIGVCGKTPEVSRLQDLIIYQLKGISYYANKLIEDGKNIDKNIVAFVENSLFTTLTNVNFDEDVHEEILRKSQSIKEDLRKLVTNCEDINEQALYNLSSTRKEMLEDSIRAGIMYDENLNEDIRSLRETITYGLKGISAYGHQARELGYYDDEVDKFYFKALYLITDNSLTLENLIELALKTGEMSVAIMKKLDEANTSIYKNPTPTKVNINIKKGPFIIVSGHDLKDLEMLLKQTEGKGINIYTHGEMIPSHGYPELNKYPHLVGNFGGAWQDQQKEFDNIPGCILMTTNCIMKPRDSYKDRIFTTSVVGWEGIKYIGKNENGEKDFSEIIEKALELGGFEEDKERKEITVGFGHSALLSKADRIIELVKSGDIKHFFLIGGCDGARAERKYYTEFAQIVPKDCVILTLACGKYRFNKLSFGEILDIPRLLDVGQCNDAYSAVKITLALAEAFNTSVNDLPLSIILSWYEQKAVADLLALLSLGIKGMYIGPTLPAFLSENVLNYLVNTFDIKPITNAQDDLKNCLK, from the coding sequence ATGAATAAAATGTTTTGTTATCAATGCGAGCAAACAGCTGGAGGTAAAGGCTGTACTAAAATAGGTGTTTGTGGCAAAACACCAGAAGTTTCAAGACTACAAGACTTAATTATATATCAGTTAAAAGGAATAAGTTATTATGCAAATAAATTAATAGAAGATGGTAAAAATATAGATAAAAATATCGTTGCATTTGTTGAAAATTCATTATTTACAACGCTTACAAATGTAAATTTTGATGAAGATGTACATGAAGAAATATTAAGAAAATCTCAATCTATAAAAGAAGATTTAAGAAAATTAGTTACTAATTGTGAAGACATTAATGAACAAGCTCTTTATAATTTAAGTAGTACTAGAAAAGAAATGTTAGAGGATTCTATCCGTGCAGGAATAATGTATGATGAAAATTTAAATGAAGATATTCGTTCTTTAAGAGAAACTATAACATATGGTTTAAAAGGTATATCTGCATATGGACACCAAGCTAGAGAGCTAGGATATTATGATGATGAAGTAGATAAATTTTACTTTAAAGCACTATATTTAATTACAGATAATAGCTTGACATTAGAAAATTTAATAGAATTAGCATTAAAAACTGGCGAAATGTCTGTAGCTATTATGAAAAAACTAGATGAAGCTAATACTAGTATATATAAAAATCCAACACCAACAAAAGTAAATATAAATATTAAAAAAGGTCCATTTATTATAGTTTCTGGTCACGATTTAAAAGATTTAGAAATGTTATTAAAGCAAACAGAAGGAAAAGGAATAAACATTTATACACACGGTGAAATGATACCTTCGCACGGATATCCAGAATTAAATAAATATCCACATTTAGTAGGAAACTTCGGTGGAGCTTGGCAAGACCAACAAAAAGAATTTGATAATATTCCTGGTTGTATTCTTATGACAACAAATTGTATTATGAAACCTAGAGATTCTTATAAAGATAGAATATTTACAACAAGTGTAGTTGGTTGGGAAGGTATTAAATATATAGGTAAAAATGAAAATGGTGAAAAAGACTTTAGCGAAATAATAGAAAAGGCTTTAGAACTTGGGGGATTTGAAGAAGATAAAGAAAGAAAAGAGATAACAGTAGGGTTTGGACATAGTGCTTTATTAAGTAAAGCAGATAGAATAATAGAATTAGTTAAATCTGGAGATATAAAACATTTCTTCTTAATAGGTGGATGTGATGGTGCAAGGGCTGAAAGAAAATATTATACAGAATTTGCTCAAATTGTACCAAAAGATTGTGTAATATTAACTTTGGCTTGTGGTAAATATAGATTTAATAAGTTATCATTTGGTGAAATATTAGATATACCAAGACTTTTAGATGTAGGTCAATGTAATGATGCTTATTCTGCAGTGAAAATAACTTTAGCTTTAGCAGAAGCATTTAATACTAGTGTAAATGATTTACCATTATCTATAATATTATCTTGGTATGAGCAAAAAGCAGTAGCAGACTTATTAGCACTTTTATCATTAGGTATAAAAGGAATGTATATTGGACCAACATTACCAGCATTTTTAAGTGAAAATGTACTTAACTATTTAGTTAATACATTTGATATAAAACCTATTACTAATGCACAAGATGATTTAAAAAATTGTTTAAAATAA